One Chlorobaculum limnaeum genomic window carries:
- a CDS encoding alpha-amylase family glycosyl hydrolase, with translation MSTNSRHSVKEHFYINRKARDRYRLDDPDLLLLPADRREAMALAERQTKAINRRLSLVEGEQAKKILPAQFHAMKLLHELQHHIIDKVSGLQTGALAVLERETSNWHAIEYLGRFLERFPTPEIYRSKTTPEACLKSPTGRADALEEAFLVWINNRNPALQDFAGLISDRELHGDQAYPHLVRAMQEAIRSSGAVGNANDLEELLLNPSRYAPGSLLDQLRFIRLNWGEMLSDSPFWPLLDEAIVLIEDEDRYLFFENLAQHGGVETHGMGDKEAHVPSYADLANAPARYSHDSSWMPEVVMIAKSTYVWLDQLSRQYGRHIARLQDIPDEELDQLAGRGFTALWLIGLWERSHASRKIKQLQGNPEAKASAYALESYDIAQELGGYAGYVDLRNRAMERGIRLASDMVPNHTGIDSELVRNRPDWFLSATEPPYPNYTYNGPNLSADSRYGIHIEDGYWNRTDAAVTFKRVDHLTGDTRYLYHGNDGTTMPWNDTAQLNFLDPEVREGVIQQILHVARMFPVIRFDAAMVLAKMHIQRLWFPLPGHAPGVPSRGAWSMSMADFEAAMPQEFWREVVDRVAREVPDTLLLAEAFWMLEGYFVRTLGMHRVYNSAFMHMLKKEDNAGYRQLIKKTLEFDAEILKRYVNFMNNPDEDTAIAQFGRGDKYIGVCMMMVTTPGLPMFGHGQVEGLTEKYGMEYAKAYYDEHPDEELVARHYREIFPIIKKRSLFAEVANFQLFDLYAPDGQVNEHVFAYANRLGEERALFIYNNRYDASEGWIRLSAARLDNGAFRQTVLADALALPGEHDSYAIFRDHRSGLEFIRSCAAIQEQGLYVSLGGYQYNLFLDFRIVRPSKLKPYDRVCHELDGRGIESIELETLSMSLRPIHQIVASALDRIMSTEPEAEAFGAECEELLASLAERFGEIMETALTLPTGIAENAAESDRNALRFETALGNIAGAKRIKAALGIAEKEESAFRPMARIRIALDAIQQMLQQNGLLEEQVIDQLMLGETLKTLMTGKTAWPVHGEQAVDLFCCLLSMRTESNSDATPDSQLMLSIRTLNESCGGHLGAFIQVQRLHGKEWFRERQLTILAAWLMAQAMLEARKTGETQEVTTDEELLPGAWLEAIESLETAAFLSGYELGALLNI, from the coding sequence ATGAGCACCAATAGCCGCCATTCAGTAAAGGAACACTTCTACATCAACCGGAAGGCGAGGGATCGCTATCGCCTCGACGACCCTGATCTGCTGCTGCTTCCGGCTGACCGGCGAGAAGCGATGGCTCTGGCCGAGCGGCAGACCAAAGCGATCAACCGGCGCCTCTCACTGGTCGAGGGTGAACAGGCCAAAAAAATTCTGCCTGCGCAGTTTCACGCCATGAAGCTGTTGCACGAGTTGCAACACCATATCATTGACAAGGTCTCGGGCCTCCAGACCGGCGCGCTTGCCGTTCTCGAGCGCGAAACTTCGAACTGGCACGCCATCGAGTACCTCGGCAGGTTCCTCGAACGCTTCCCCACTCCGGAGATCTATCGTTCGAAAACGACTCCTGAAGCCTGCCTGAAAAGCCCGACCGGGCGAGCCGACGCGCTTGAAGAGGCTTTTCTCGTGTGGATCAACAACCGGAACCCCGCTTTACAGGATTTTGCCGGACTGATTTCCGACCGCGAGCTGCACGGCGACCAGGCCTACCCGCACCTCGTCAGGGCGATGCAGGAGGCCATTCGCTCCTCGGGAGCGGTCGGCAACGCGAACGATCTGGAGGAACTGCTCCTGAATCCATCGCGGTACGCCCCCGGCTCGCTGCTCGACCAGCTCCGCTTCATCAGGCTGAACTGGGGAGAGATGCTCTCGGACTCGCCGTTCTGGCCGCTGCTCGACGAGGCGATCGTGCTGATCGAGGACGAGGATCGCTACCTCTTCTTCGAAAATCTCGCACAGCATGGAGGCGTCGAGACGCACGGCATGGGCGACAAGGAGGCGCACGTGCCTTCGTATGCCGATCTTGCCAACGCCCCGGCGCGCTACTCGCACGACTCGTCGTGGATGCCCGAGGTGGTGATGATCGCCAAGAGCACCTACGTCTGGCTCGACCAGCTCTCGCGCCAATATGGGCGGCACATCGCGCGATTGCAGGATATTCCCGACGAGGAACTCGACCAGCTTGCCGGGCGCGGCTTCACCGCCCTGTGGCTCATCGGCCTCTGGGAGCGGAGCCACGCCTCGCGCAAAATCAAGCAGTTGCAGGGCAACCCCGAAGCCAAGGCGTCGGCCTACGCGCTCGAAAGCTACGACATCGCCCAGGAGCTGGGCGGCTACGCGGGCTACGTCGATCTGCGGAACCGCGCGATGGAGCGCGGCATTCGTTTGGCCAGCGACATGGTGCCGAACCACACCGGCATCGACTCGGAGCTGGTGCGTAACCGCCCCGACTGGTTCCTCTCGGCGACCGAGCCGCCCTACCCGAACTATACCTACAACGGCCCGAACCTCAGCGCGGACTCCCGCTACGGCATCCACATCGAGGATGGCTACTGGAACCGCACGGACGCCGCCGTCACCTTCAAGCGGGTCGATCACCTCACCGGCGACACCCGCTACCTCTACCACGGCAACGACGGCACCACCATGCCGTGGAACGACACTGCGCAGCTTAACTTCCTCGATCCCGAGGTGCGCGAAGGGGTGATCCAGCAGATTCTGCACGTCGCCCGGATGTTTCCGGTGATCCGCTTCGACGCGGCGATGGTGCTGGCCAAGATGCACATACAGCGCCTCTGGTTCCCGCTGCCGGGCCACGCCCCCGGCGTACCGTCGCGTGGGGCATGGTCGATGAGCATGGCCGATTTCGAGGCCGCCATGCCGCAGGAGTTCTGGCGCGAAGTGGTTGACCGCGTCGCCCGCGAAGTGCCCGACACGCTGCTCCTCGCCGAGGCGTTCTGGATGCTCGAAGGCTACTTCGTCCGTACGCTCGGGATGCACCGCGTCTACAACAGCGCCTTCATGCACATGCTCAAAAAGGAGGACAACGCGGGCTACCGACAGCTCATCAAAAAGACGCTGGAGTTCGACGCGGAGATTCTCAAGCGCTACGTCAACTTCATGAACAACCCGGATGAGGACACGGCCATCGCGCAGTTCGGCAGGGGGGACAAGTACATCGGCGTCTGCATGATGATGGTGACCACGCCGGGCCTGCCGATGTTCGGCCACGGCCAGGTCGAGGGGTTGACGGAAAAGTACGGCATGGAGTACGCCAAAGCGTATTACGACGAGCACCCCGACGAGGAGCTGGTCGCGCGGCACTACCGCGAAATATTCCCGATCATCAAGAAACGGAGCCTCTTCGCCGAAGTGGCCAACTTCCAACTCTTCGATCTCTACGCGCCGGACGGGCAGGTCAACGAACACGTCTTCGCCTACGCCAACCGGCTTGGCGAGGAGCGTGCGCTCTTCATCTACAACAACCGTTACGACGCCTCGGAAGGGTGGATCAGGCTCTCGGCGGCCAGGCTCGACAACGGTGCATTCCGGCAGACCGTGCTCGCCGACGCCCTTGCGCTGCCGGGCGAGCACGACAGCTACGCCATCTTCCGCGACCACCGGAGCGGCCTCGAATTCATCCGCTCATGCGCGGCGATCCAGGAGCAGGGGCTGTACGTGTCCCTCGGCGGTTACCAGTACAACCTCTTCCTCGACTTCCGCATCGTCCGTCCCTCGAAGCTCAAGCCCTACGACCGCGTCTGCCACGAGCTTGACGGCAGGGGCATCGAGTCGATAGAACTCGAAACCCTGTCGATGAGCCTGAGGCCAATTCACCAGATCGTGGCGTCGGCGCTCGATAGAATCATGAGCACGGAGCCGGAGGCCGAAGCGTTCGGCGCTGAGTGCGAAGAGCTGCTCGCGAGCCTCGCGGAGCGCTTCGGCGAGATCATGGAAACAGCGCTGACGCTGCCGACCGGCATCGCCGAAAACGCGGCGGAGAGTGACCGCAACGCCTTGCGTTTCGAGACGGCGCTCGGAAATATTGCCGGAGCGAAACGGATCAAAGCCGCGCTCGGCATTGCTGAAAAGGAGGAGAGTGCCTTCAGGCCAATGGCGAGAATCCGGATCGCACTCGACGCCATTCAACAGATGCTGCAACAGAACGGCCTGCTCGAAGAGCAGGTCATCGACCAGTTGATGCTCGGCGAGACGCTGAAAACGCTCATGACCGGAAAAACCGCATGGCCCGTCCACGGCGAGCAGGCGGTCGATCTCTTCTGCTGCCTGCTTTCGATGCGGACAGAATCAAACAGCGATGCAACCCCGGACAGCCAGCTCATGCTGTCGATCCGAACCCTGAATGAATCGTGCGGTGGCCACCTCGGAGCCTTCATACAGGTGCAGCGCCTGCACGGCAAGGAGTGGTTCCGCGAGCGGCAGCTCACCATCCTCGCCGCATGGCTCATGGCGCAAGCGATGCTTGAAGCCCGAAAGACCGGAGAAACGCAAGAGGTAACGACAGACGAGGAGCTTCTGCCGGGCGCCTGGCTCGAAGCGATAGAATCGCTCGAAACCGCCGCTTTCCTCAGCGGCTACGAACTCGGCGCATTGCTGAACATCTGA